A section of the Oenanthe melanoleuca isolate GR-GAL-2019-014 chromosome 6, OMel1.0, whole genome shotgun sequence genome encodes:
- the ADD3 gene encoding gamma-adducin isoform X1, translated as MSADASQVVITTPPPATMPHKERYFDRINENDPEYIRERNMSPDLRQDFNMMEQRKRVTQILQSPAFREDLECLIQEQMKKGNNPTGLLALQQIAEYITASSFTGFSSSPLSHGMITPINDLPGVDTSSFVKGEKLTRCKLASLYRLADLFGWAHLPNTYITVRVSKEHDHILIIPRGLSFSEASASNLVKVNILGDVVDQGSTALSIDSVGFSPHVAIYSTRPDVRCVIHIHTPATAAVSSMKCGILPISQEALILGDVAYYSYQGSLDEQEERIQLQKVLGPSCKVLVLRNHGVVALGETLEEAFHYIFNVQLACETQVHALAGAGGIDNLLLLDLQKFKPSTHAVAAMGGGGVNMASQQKWKVGEQEFEALMRMLDNLGYRTGYAYRQPLVREKPRHKSDVEIPATVTAFSFEDDTVPLSPLKFLAQRQQREKTRWLNSPNTYLKVNVPEESWNGETSPRTKITWMKADDSSKTSGGTPIKIEDPNQFVPLNTNPSEVLEKRNKIREQNRYDLKTAGPQSQLLAGIVVDKKPSSPMQFDDEHAPPAPPNPFSHLTEKELEEYKKTIERKQQGLEDAEQELFSDDGSSVSQIQSQTQSPQNVPERLEENHEDFYTNANLISMEMPVVVVNGKEDAHDVEEDLTRRVSQLTMSTVESVEITIKGSEKIEEALSPEGSPSKSPSKKKKKFRTPSFLKKSKKKEKVEA; from the exons ATGAGTGCTGATGCCAGCCAGGTGGTGATCACTACTCCTCCCCCAGCCACGATGCCTCACAAAGAGCGGTACTTCGATCGCATCAATGAGAATGACCCGGAGTACATCCGGGAGAGAAACATGTCCCCTGACCTGAGACAGGACTTCAACAtgatggagcagaggaagagggTCACCCAGATactgcagagccct GCTTTTAGAGAAGATCTGGAATGCCTTATTCAAGAACAGATGAAGAAGGGCAATAACCCCACTGGACTGCTTGCATTACAGCAGATTGCTGAATACATTACAGCAAGCTCTTTTACAGGTTTTTCCTCATCTCCACTCA GCCATGGAATGATTACACCCATCAATGACCTACCTGGGGTAGATACCTCCTCGTTTGTTAAGGGAGAAAAACTTACTCGGTGCAAGTTAGCCAGTTTATATAGATTGGCTGACTTGTTTGGGTGGGCACATTTGCCAAATACCTATATCACA GTAAGAGTAAGCAAAGAACATGACCACATTCTAATCATTCCAAGAGGGCTGTCCTTTTCTGAAGCTTCAGCTTCTAATTTG GTTAAAGTGAACATCCTAGGGGACGTGGTGGACCAGGGAAGCACAGCTCTCAGTATTGACAGCGTGGGCTTCAGTCCACACGTGGCCATCTACTCCACCCGCCCCGACGTCAGATGTGTCATACACATACACacccctgccacagctgct GTTTCTTCTATGAAGTGTGGCATTCTTCCCATATCACAAGAGGCTCTGATTCTGGGAGATGTTGCTTATTACAGCTACCAGGGATCTCTTGATGAACAGGAAGAGAGAATTCAGCTTCAGAAAGTTCTTGGGCCCAGTTGCAAG GTATTAGTCTTGAGAAACCATGGTGTGGTAGCACTAGGAGAAACACTGGAAGAAGCATTCCACTATATTTTCAATGTGCAACTGGCCTGTGAAACACAG GTTCATGCATTagctggagcaggtgggatAGACAATCTCCTACTACTGGATCTGCAGAAGTTCAAGCCTTCCACACACGCTGTGGCAGCAATGGGAGGAGGTGGAGTTAATATGGCTTCACAACAGAAATGGAAAGTTGGGGAGCAAGAATTTGAAGCCCTCATGAGGATGCTGGACAACCTG GGATACAGAACTGGCTATGCCTATAGGCAACCATTAGTCAGGGAAAAACCCAGACATAAGAGTGATGTTGAGATCCCAGCCACTGTGACTGCCTTTTCCTTTGAAGATGATACAGTCCCACTTTCCCCCCTGAAATTCCTTGCACAGAGGCAACAGAGAGAGAAGACAAGGTGGCTGAACTCTCCAAACACATACTTGAAAGTTAATGTGCCTGAGGAGTCCTGGAATGGGGAAACCAGTCCCAGGACTAAGATCACG TGGATGAAAGCTGATGACTCCTCCAAAACTAGTGGAGGAACGCCAATCAAAATTGAAGATCCAAACCAATTTGTTCCTCTAAACACAAACCCAAGTGAAGTgttggaaaagagaaataag ATAAGGGAGCAAAACCGATATGACCTAAAGACAGCAGGACCGCAGTCTCAGCTGCTTGCAGGGATTGTTGTGGATAAAAAGCCAAGTTCA CCAATGCAGTTTGATGATGAGCACGCGCCGCCGGCACCACCCAACCCGTTCAGCCACCTCACTGAGAAGGAACTGGAAGAGTACAAGAAAACCATTGAGCGCAAGCAGCAGGGCTTGGAAG ATGCTGAACAGGAATTATTCTCAGATGACGGTTCATCTGTGTCCCAAATTCAGTCACAAACTCAATCCCCGCAAAATGTCCCAGAAAGATTAGAAG AAAATCATGAGGATTTCTACACCAATGCCAACCTAATATCTATGGAGATGCCAGTTGTGGTGGTGAACGGGAAGGAAGATGCACACGACGTGGAAGAAGATCTCACCAGGAGGGTCAGTCAGTTAACCATGAGTACTGTGGAGAGCGTAGAGATTACCATTAAAGGCTCTGAAAAGATAGAAGAGGCCCTGTCCCCTGAAGGGTCGCCTTCCAAATCcccttcaaagaaaaagaagaaattccGCACCCCCTCCTTCCtgaaaaagagtaaaaagaaggagaaggtaGAAGCGTAA
- the ADD3 gene encoding gamma-adducin isoform X2, with protein sequence MSADASQVVITTPPPATMPHKERYFDRINENDPEYIRERNMSPDLRQDFNMMEQRKRVTQILQSPAFREDLECLIQEQMKKGNNPTGLLALQQIAEYITASSFTGFSSSPLSHGMITPINDLPGVDTSSFVKGEKLTRCKLASLYRLADLFGWAHLPNTYITVRVSKEHDHILIIPRGLSFSEASASNLVKVNILGDVVDQGSTALSIDSVGFSPHVAIYSTRPDVRCVIHIHTPATAAVSSMKCGILPISQEALILGDVAYYSYQGSLDEQEERIQLQKVLGPSCKVLVLRNHGVVALGETLEEAFHYIFNVQLACETQVHALAGAGGIDNLLLLDLQKFKPSTHAVAAMGGGGVNMASQQKWKVGEQEFEALMRMLDNLGYRTGYAYRQPLVREKPRHKSDVEIPATVTAFSFEDDTVPLSPLKFLAQRQQREKTRWLNSPNTYLKVNVPEESWNGETSPRTKITWMKADDSSKTSGGTPIKIEDPNQFVPLNTNPSEVLEKRNKIREQNRYDLKTAGPQSQLLAGIVVDKKPSSPMQFDDEHAPPAPPNPFSHLTEKELEEYKKTIERKQQGLEENHEDFYTNANLISMEMPVVVVNGKEDAHDVEEDLTRRVSQLTMSTVESVEITIKGSEKIEEALSPEGSPSKSPSKKKKKFRTPSFLKKSKKKEKVEA encoded by the exons ATGAGTGCTGATGCCAGCCAGGTGGTGATCACTACTCCTCCCCCAGCCACGATGCCTCACAAAGAGCGGTACTTCGATCGCATCAATGAGAATGACCCGGAGTACATCCGGGAGAGAAACATGTCCCCTGACCTGAGACAGGACTTCAACAtgatggagcagaggaagagggTCACCCAGATactgcagagccct GCTTTTAGAGAAGATCTGGAATGCCTTATTCAAGAACAGATGAAGAAGGGCAATAACCCCACTGGACTGCTTGCATTACAGCAGATTGCTGAATACATTACAGCAAGCTCTTTTACAGGTTTTTCCTCATCTCCACTCA GCCATGGAATGATTACACCCATCAATGACCTACCTGGGGTAGATACCTCCTCGTTTGTTAAGGGAGAAAAACTTACTCGGTGCAAGTTAGCCAGTTTATATAGATTGGCTGACTTGTTTGGGTGGGCACATTTGCCAAATACCTATATCACA GTAAGAGTAAGCAAAGAACATGACCACATTCTAATCATTCCAAGAGGGCTGTCCTTTTCTGAAGCTTCAGCTTCTAATTTG GTTAAAGTGAACATCCTAGGGGACGTGGTGGACCAGGGAAGCACAGCTCTCAGTATTGACAGCGTGGGCTTCAGTCCACACGTGGCCATCTACTCCACCCGCCCCGACGTCAGATGTGTCATACACATACACacccctgccacagctgct GTTTCTTCTATGAAGTGTGGCATTCTTCCCATATCACAAGAGGCTCTGATTCTGGGAGATGTTGCTTATTACAGCTACCAGGGATCTCTTGATGAACAGGAAGAGAGAATTCAGCTTCAGAAAGTTCTTGGGCCCAGTTGCAAG GTATTAGTCTTGAGAAACCATGGTGTGGTAGCACTAGGAGAAACACTGGAAGAAGCATTCCACTATATTTTCAATGTGCAACTGGCCTGTGAAACACAG GTTCATGCATTagctggagcaggtgggatAGACAATCTCCTACTACTGGATCTGCAGAAGTTCAAGCCTTCCACACACGCTGTGGCAGCAATGGGAGGAGGTGGAGTTAATATGGCTTCACAACAGAAATGGAAAGTTGGGGAGCAAGAATTTGAAGCCCTCATGAGGATGCTGGACAACCTG GGATACAGAACTGGCTATGCCTATAGGCAACCATTAGTCAGGGAAAAACCCAGACATAAGAGTGATGTTGAGATCCCAGCCACTGTGACTGCCTTTTCCTTTGAAGATGATACAGTCCCACTTTCCCCCCTGAAATTCCTTGCACAGAGGCAACAGAGAGAGAAGACAAGGTGGCTGAACTCTCCAAACACATACTTGAAAGTTAATGTGCCTGAGGAGTCCTGGAATGGGGAAACCAGTCCCAGGACTAAGATCACG TGGATGAAAGCTGATGACTCCTCCAAAACTAGTGGAGGAACGCCAATCAAAATTGAAGATCCAAACCAATTTGTTCCTCTAAACACAAACCCAAGTGAAGTgttggaaaagagaaataag ATAAGGGAGCAAAACCGATATGACCTAAAGACAGCAGGACCGCAGTCTCAGCTGCTTGCAGGGATTGTTGTGGATAAAAAGCCAAGTTCA CCAATGCAGTTTGATGATGAGCACGCGCCGCCGGCACCACCCAACCCGTTCAGCCACCTCACTGAGAAGGAACTGGAAGAGTACAAGAAAACCATTGAGCGCAAGCAGCAGGGCTTGGAAG AAAATCATGAGGATTTCTACACCAATGCCAACCTAATATCTATGGAGATGCCAGTTGTGGTGGTGAACGGGAAGGAAGATGCACACGACGTGGAAGAAGATCTCACCAGGAGGGTCAGTCAGTTAACCATGAGTACTGTGGAGAGCGTAGAGATTACCATTAAAGGCTCTGAAAAGATAGAAGAGGCCCTGTCCCCTGAAGGGTCGCCTTCCAAATCcccttcaaagaaaaagaagaaattccGCACCCCCTCCTTCCtgaaaaagagtaaaaagaaggagaaggtaGAAGCGTAA